The Apodemus sylvaticus chromosome 18, mApoSyl1.1, whole genome shotgun sequence genome includes the window TGTCCtgtgctgtctcctcctctgttCCTTCCCCCAGTCACTGTCCtgtgctgtctcctcctctgtgCCTTCCCCCAGTCACTGTCCtgtgctgtctcctcctctcaTTCACTTATCCCTCTGCCAAGATCTGATTGCCAAGGGTGCGGGGCACCATGTAGCCCCAGTCTCAGGGAAGATACCTCTCTGTTGCAGACGGGGAGGGAGATGAAGTGACATTTGGCATTATCCTAAGAGACCCCATAAGTTGTTGCTCCATGTGTCCCCCAGCCTGAGGTGTGGGCACCCACTGTCCCTACCTAGGTCCTAACTTATTCTGCCTGTCCACAGAGCCCTGCCCCCATGGCCACGCCTCTTGGCTGGCGCCTTGGCAGGGACCACTGCGGCTTCCCTCACATACCCTCTGGACCTGGTCAGAGCAAGGATGGCCGTGACGCCCAAGGAGATGTGAGTCTACACAGGGTCCGTGCCGTGCTGCTGTGGGGGTGCTTGCTGGGGGTTCGTCCTGTGTGTTCCAGAAAGCATCATTTGTTCTAGACAAAATACGTCAGGGTAGCCAGGCCATAGTGGTGTGTgattttaatccagcactcaggcgacagaggcagttggatctcttaAGAGTTTGGGGCACTTAGTTCAGGGGTAGGACATCTGCTTGGCACATGCACAGGCAACTGGGGAGAGCCGAGTGGCTGCAGTGTGGGAAGCCAGGCAGGTGGTACTATATCCATACTATATCCATggagccccctcccccgccccccatcccCCCGCTGTGTCCTAGGCAGGAGGAGTGATGGGGCACAGGCACCGAGCCCTGTCACACGGTCTTCGCAGGTACAGCAATATCTTTCATGTCTTCATCCGCATCTCGAGGGAGGAAGGCCTGAAGACCCTCTATTTCGGGTTCACGCCCACCGTACTGGGCGTCATTCCCTATGCGGGACTTAGCTTCTTCACGTACGAGTCACTGAAGAGCCTGCACAGAGGtaaggaggggtggagagaagaaatgggACCCTACACCCTCCAGAGCCCAATTCAAAGACACCCTCTGTCCAGTGGAACCCACCCAGGAGCATGGACTGTAAGCTCTGAGGTGTGCGCTCCCCTTCATTCAGTTAGCTAGCCAGGGTCGCACTGGAACACGGGCAGGACTCAGGTTTGCCTTGTAGCCAAGCAAGACCTTAAACTGCCTCACTCTCCTACCTCCAGCACTGGGGTCACAGGCTTGCCTCTCACATGCATTAGGTGCTAGGGATGAAACCGGGCCCCAGCCCCCCAGTGTTTTATTAACAGTAATGATCTAGAAAAGTTGAGGCCTCTCACTGGGACTGTGGGCAGCACTCCAGAGGTGGCTTTGAAAGCCAGGAGTGGTGGGTGCACCTGTGATCTGAGCATTCAGGGagaatgaggcaggaggactgctgtagGCTCAAGGCCAGCCATGCTACCTAACAAGACCGTGTATCAAACACTCgaatggctggaaagatggtggCCTATCTGTGTGGACGTGTCTCGGACCCTCAAGGATCCCTAGTCCATGGTGCTGCAGTTCTTCTGTGCGCTGGCACAGTGCTTGCCTCAAGTCAGGCGTAGAGCCTGACCTCTTGCCACAGCTCACCCTCGGCAGGAAGGCAGGCCGCCTGGATGCGGGGATGCTGGGCACACAGTTGTCACACTGCGTTCAGCTGGTAACAGTGACAAGAAGAGTGCACACAGCACGGGTGCAGGACGCTGACACCCTTCCAGTCTCTGGGCTGCTGGCTCGTGCCTGCCGTCCCCTCAGGAGGCTAGGGCAGGAGGATGGGCAGgaggtagaggccagcctgggctagccaGTGACGCTCTTGCCACAGAACACCAACTGACAATTGAACCTGTCATCGAGGTTCCTTGAGCCTGTGCTGTACCTGCACCAGGTGGTGGTTGATCCCTGGCCGCCATGATCTGAGAATGAATGAGAGCAACAGCTTGTCCGCTCTTTCcctgtgggctgggctgggctgggggctCTGGATGGCATGGTAGATGCCCTGCACACCGCTACAGTCTCGTTAGCTTACCAAAGTCAGGCAGGCGTGCCCTCCATTGAGGACATACTCTAAGGGTTCAGGCATCCATGGAGAATCTTGGGATTCACCCCTACAAATGATGGGGCAGGATGGGAACCTGTACCCCCATAGGTGAGGGGGAACTACTGCACATGTAGCCTGGGCCTCCTTATAAGTCTCGCTGTTACAAAGTGTGTGTTACGTTAGCCTAGGGTGTGGTCAATGGTCAAAGCATTGATCTCACATGCACGAGCCCCTGGGTCCCGTTCCCAGCATAAAGCTAAGCCAGGGTGGCCAGGAAGCGGGGCCTCGGTTTCTCCAAGTGTGGCACTCACGTGCCCTCTGCCCTGCAGAGTACAGTGGCCGCCCGCAGCCCTACCCCTTTGAGCGCATGGTCTTCGGGGCCTGTGCTGGCCTTATCGGGCAGTCGGCTTCCTACCCTCTGGACGTGGTGCGGCGGCGCATGCAGACAGCAGGTGTCACAGGCCACCAGCACGGCTCCATCCTGAGCACGCTACGCTCCATTGTACGTGAGGAGGGCGCAGTGCGGGGCCTCTACAAGGGCCTGAGCATGAACTGGCTGAAGGGCCCCATTGCTGTGGGAATCAGCTTCACCACTTTCGACCTCATGCAGATCCTGCTGCGCCGGCTGCAGAGCTAGGCTAACACAACAGTGGATGGTGAGCTGTCAGACAAGGGTGTGCAGCTGTGTGCTGGCAGCCCTGTGGTACCTTGAAGCCGGGCAGGAGGGCGGGACCTGGCTTGGGGCCGTGGGGTCCATGGCAGAAGTGATGGGCCTCAGGGTGTGACATTGTGATGATGGAGCTTGGTGTCCCCGCCCTTCAGTCCCTTGCTAGACTGGTGAGTCTCCTGAGGAGTTACCCAAAGGCCCCTAGTGGGTCAATTGCACTTCCTGGCCCTGTGTCCTCTGACCTGCTGCTGATTCTAGTGCCCATTGGCACACCGGGCTCAGAGCCCATCCCTTCTTGCTGACTGTGCCTGGCCTGCAGATGTGATGGCTGTGCCTTTAAAGCCACACACTGGA containing:
- the Slc25a42 gene encoding mitochondrial coenzyme A transporter SLC25A42, with the translated sequence MGNGVQEGSVRLREDAEAVLAGAVSSKRDHRQVLSSLLSGALAGALAKTAVAPLDRTKIIFQVSSKRFSAKEAFRLLYFTYLNEGFLSLWRGNSATMVRVIPYAAIQFSAHEEYKRILGHYYGFRGEALPPWPRLLAGALAGTTAASLTYPLDLVRARMAVTPKEMYSNIFHVFIRISREEGLKTLYFGFTPTVLGVIPYAGLSFFTYESLKSLHREYSGRPQPYPFERMVFGACAGLIGQSASYPLDVVRRRMQTAGVTGHQHGSILSTLRSIVREEGAVRGLYKGLSMNWLKGPIAVGISFTTFDLMQILLRRLQS